In the Dethiosulfovibrio russensis genome, TCAGATGATATCCTCTCGTTGGGCCGATGGGGTGTTCCGTCCCGAGGACATCTCTGTTGAGACCGGTTGGAACACCGACGGTCCCATAGAGTTCTGGGTGGATCAGATGGGTATGAGTGCCGACGATGTCGTAATTTCCGGTTCCGCTACGTCGGGAGATCGCTTGTCTCTTTCCGACTGTTGGTACAAGGTGACTATAAAATCTAGCGGAGAGACTTATCTCTTCCGAGGAAATTCGGATCTCTATGTCTCGGATTTTCTTGATCTTAGGGCTCTTTTCAAACAGAAGAAGGCGACGGCGGGTCAGACGAAGAGGATGAAGGAACTTAGGGCCAAGACGGTGAACAACGTCTGTAGCTCTCCCTTCGTCGGCAGAATCTCGGTGGAGGAACCGGAGTCGGCCGAGGCGGATTCCCTTCCGACTCTCCAGGTAGGGGATAAAAGGATAACTCCTAAGAAGACCTCCGAGGAGGAGCTCGAGAAAATATCCAGTCTGAAGGGAGTGGGTAAGTGCAGAAGAGGCCTTCTCTATGAGCCCAGCACCTCCGGGACTGTGTTGAAGGGCACGGTTTCGGTGAAACCTTCCGGAACTCTCGATACTTTCTTCGTGGCGGAAAAATCCGATGGGGAACTCGATATGCTTCCCACCACCGAAGTCGCCGGGAGCTCCTCCTTAAGATCGAAGGAAAACGATGGTTTTAGCTTCAAGATTAATAACGGAGATGATTTCGATCTCGATTCTGGAGACGGTGTCAAGGCCAAGGTTTACGTAATCCAGTCGGTCAAGGATAGCGGTGAATCCGATCCTGACCAAAATGGAGACGGAAGTTCCGGTGGTTGTTCCGTTTCCTCCTTTTCCCTCGCCTCCTTGTTTCTCCTGGCTCCTTTGATGGTACTTCGCAGATAGGCATAAACGATACGATATCGAAAAGGCCGCTCTTGATAGAGCGGCCTTTTCGGTATCCCTATATTGTCTTAACCATTTTTTCTATATCGATCTTATGGGGCAACATCCCGTTGTCGAACAGAAAATCCTGGGTTCTCTTCAGTTCCTCCACGTCGGAAGGGCGAATCGTCGAGTCGAAGTCGTAGAGGGGAAGCATGGTCTTTACGTCGTCGATCGAAAGGCCCGTTTCTTCCGCTGTTATATCTATGGCCCTCGTCCTGTCGCTATCCAGGAGAGTGACGCTTTCCTCGTCCACCTTCATAAAACGTCGAACCAGATCGGGGTCGTCCCTGAGAAGCTCTCCTCTGACAGCGATAACGGTGGTGGCGTCCACCAGGCCTTCCCCCGTCGTTATTATCCTAGCACCTTGTTCGGTTGATCTCAGTACAGCGGGTCCGGCGGCCAGACAGGCGTCTACACTGCCGTTCATCATCGCCGTAACCCCGTCGGCTAGCCCCATTCCGAGGAACTGAACGTCGTTTACCGATAACTCCTCTCTTTTCAGAGCTGCTACCAGCAGTTGATGAAGTATAGTCCCTTTAGGACCTGCGATCTTCTTACCCTTGAGATCGGAGATTGACGCGATGTCTTTGTCCTTTGCCAGTACTGTAAAGGCCTTGGGTGAACGGGCGAATATGCCTACCACCTTAAGATCGACTCCGTTGGCATAGGCTAGAATCGCCGATGTTCCACCGAGACAGTTGGCCACGTCTACCGATCCAGAGGCCAGGCCGGCGGTCTGCTTGGGCCCGGCGGTCAATTCGGGATGCGATACTACGAAGCCCGGGAA is a window encoding:
- a CDS encoding NrtA/SsuA/CpmA family ABC transporter substrate-binding protein, producing the protein MAITVVAAVILASTVVQTTAKEKELSVTYVKAPLNIPSILQKRLKLVEKAFPGFVVSHPELTAGPKQTAGLASGSVDVANCLGGTSAILAYANGVDLKVVGIFARSPKAFTVLAKDKDIASISDLKGKKIAGPKGTILHQLLVAALKREELSVNDVQFLGMGLADGVTAMMNGSVDACLAAGPAVLRSTEQGARIITTGEGLVDATTVIAVRGELLRDDPDLVRRFMKVDEESVTLLDSDRTRAIDITAEETGLSIDDVKTMLPLYDFDSTIRPSDVEELKRTQDFLFDNGMLPHKIDIEKMVKTI